DNA from Grus americana isolate bGruAme1 chromosome 6, bGruAme1.mat, whole genome shotgun sequence:
CTTCGTTAGCCACACCAGTGCAGCCTGTCTCGCGAGGCAGCCGGGAAAGGGTTAGGACGCTGCTCTGCCGTCAGGGCTGTGGTCACACTGAGTGAAGTCCTTGCTCAGGAATAACAGCATTAGATCTTTCACAACAGAGGTAAAGCTGAAATCAGCAAGCAGATACTAATAAATCCTCCTTCTTATTAGACTTAATCACagggaaaaacccaaaaggCCTGAAACATTTTTGATAAGtgacagagaatttttttttttttttttttaaagaacagctcACCATGCAGAGGGGACAGCCATGGGGACAGCTCCTGTCATTGCTGATCAAGCTATGGGCGCTGATGCCATGCTCAGGCCCACCAACAGCCCCTCTGCTTAGTCCCCCCATCTTCAGCCCTCGTCTTGGGAGGAGGTGACACCAGGTGACACCAGCCTGTGTCACCCCTGCGTGGACAGCCCTGCCCAGGGGGGCAGCTGGGACACAGCTAGCCCCCATGTCCAGCGCCTGGGCGAGCAGGAAGCCCCACAGGAACATCTCCCTGGGGACACGGTCTCTTCTCACCCAGGTGCTATTTCCTGGTGGCCTCCATCCAGCTTCTCCATAGCAACATCTAGACATTAAATATAGATGCATCCCCAAACTGCCTTTGCAAAAACGCCACCTCTCCCTACCACAGACAGGTGTTTTGAGGGAATATCACATTTCCCCCTTACCCATCTCCAAATGAAGATGATTAGGAGTGGTCCCACATCATCTGCACCCCAAGCTGTTAGCTAGCTGATGAGCTGCTaagttattttttctccctgctgaaaGAGATTAGCCTATGGTTTCAGATGCAGAGGGACAAcgcctgctccccaggacagccGGGCAGTGCCAGAGCCCACACCCAGGGAGGAacgcagggctggggacagccgGGACCCCCAGGGACCAGGAGCTGGGCATGGGCAGGCAGCGGTACCCACCTCACTGCCCTCAGAGGATGGACAAAGCGGCTTCTTCAGCAGGTACATGGGACCAGCTGCCACAACCTGAACACATCCCGGGCCTTGGGAAACCTCAGCACAGAGAATGCTGCTTAAATACCTTCCCGGGGATCGTTAATCTGTTAATGCTTGtagagaggggaagagaaaagattcCCCACAAGGGGAAGAGGACAGCTGGGACTGTCAAGGGGGGCCAAGGAGAGCACCCGGGCCAGAAAATTAAGCACCATAGAagcaggctgctgccctgggcaggaTGCTAACGGAGCATGGCTTAGTGCTGTGCAAAAGAGAAGGTGCAGCATTAGCTTCCTGTAGCCACAGCCCCCACTGTGTCCTGAGACttccacagaaaaatactgGGGACTCTTCACTCACCTTTTCCGCTCAAGCCTGGGCACTTCTGAGCGGGCACGGTACGCGGCCATGCTCTGCTCACCTGCTTTGTGACTCCCCAGCGATGCCTCTCTGGCAAGTTCAGCAGCAGGGTACCACTCCCGATTCCTGCCAGTTTTGTGAAAAGCAGACAGCGGGGCTGAGACAAGAGACGTGATTGACTCCTTGGCTGAGGAAAGAGCCGAATCTTTATTGGACACTGCTGGCAGATGCGAGACATTACACAAAAAGCTGTGATCGCACCCATCAGGCACCTGGTGAAAGGTCCCAAGCCCAGGGAGGCTGTTGATGCAATGACAGCAGGGTCACCGTTAGCTGCAGTTTCCAGGCTCTTTCCTACAAAGACGTTGCACCTCAGTCCTTTCAGCCTGGGGTATGATAGGACAGGCGTCAGGGACCCTTCTGCAGTGAGTGTgggcaggacctggcactgggGACGGTTCCCCTCACTGCGTGGTGTGTGCCAACGTGGGCATGGAGCGGCTGCTGGACTGCAGAGTCCCGCAAGGGGAGGCCGAAGGCACCATGCAGGCAAATGGGCTCGGAAGGCACCTGGGCACCATGGTGGTGCTTCAACTGCGGCAAACCCTTTCAGAAAGCCCAACCCTACTCACCGACAGCACAAGGTGGAAAACCTCTGCAAAGGTAACGCATTCCTCATGCAACCTGCTTTGCAGCTGAGCCCAGCGCTGGGATTATAGGAGCCCAGGGACTTCCCCGACCAGAGCCCGCGCTTCGGTTTCTACCACAAATCTGTCAAGTCACTTTTTGAAGCCATGCAGCTCTTTGGCACCCATGACATCCTGCAGCAAGCTGGTCTGCTGTTTAATGGCACtgtttctgttaccaaagagaGGGAGTCGCCTTTTCCGCATGTGAAATGGTATTCAGCTGCACGAAGCGGAGGCCGACTCCTCTGGCAGGTCTCCGATCCAGGCCAACAGGCGTTGCTACCGCTCAGTGCAAATAAAATAGAGGAGGTAGAGCAGCACTGTGTGCAATTGCAACCGAGAGCGCCCTGAATTAAATGGAGAGCTCAGGCAATTAGAGCGATCCCTTATCCAAACACTGAACCCCATGGAGAGGGGGAGATAGATGCTTGGGTCACTGCCCTGCCTCCAAGCaagccctgtgctgctggcgcTTGGGGTTTTTCTCCTTGCCATCCTTGATTTACAAGAGTGGTACTTTGGCAATCACGCTGAGGATACTGATTAGCTGATGTTGGGACATCGTTCCAGGAAAGGCAATCCATTTATCAAAGTGCTTGCAGCTCCCAGTTCAAGGCAGGTGAAGTACTAATAAATATCGAGCAAAGCAAGTGAATCAGACTCCAAAGTAGCTTAATAAATAaaaggctattaaaaaaaaaatctgcagatgCTTGTGCCAACctttcttctccagcagcagctctgggtgctGGTACTCTGCATTCCTGTTTCACAGGGACAACTCACTGGAAGGAACTCCTTGTCTTTAGATTGCAAAACCGAAACTGTGGACATCTCCAACTGAGATGAAATTGCAGATCATTGTTTTAGTGGGCAAAAAACTGTACAGAGTCACATCCATATCTGAATCAGAGCTAAACACGCCCGGCTCCATCCTCCCAAGCTGACATCCCGAAGGTTAAAGGTCCAGCGCACACCGCAGACTGCACAGACATGGACCAATTGAAAAGTAAGTGCTGTCTGGCAAAGAAATGAGCTGCTAATTTATTGAAACGCTCTGCAAAATAATTGCATTCGGAACCCTTCAGCTGTCCTGGGTTTGTGCCTTCGTGCAGGAGTGCGACTTCAAGAGATGGGACATAAAAGGGAGTGGAAAACTAAAGAGATCTTTGAAGCTGGGGCAACGGAGACACGATCAAACAGAGCAAAACTCCCAGCTCCCGCCCCACACAGACGAAGCCTCGCAGCTCCCGTGGACAAGCAATTAAGAAACAAATCAGCCCTGTTTGTTTTCATGGAGGCAAGAAACACCTCCAAACCTGTCAGCTGTTTCTGCTCCTTCAGACAACTTGCTCACAGCAAGCAGTGCCTGGAGATGGGATGCAGGGCCGGAAGAGCCACCGCTCCATCCGCTCTCCTCCTGGTACGTGGGGTGGATCGCACGCCATGGTGAGGTCCTGCCCCACGCGTTTCTTGTTTCAGGGCTCACCAGTTCTCACCGAGATACTCCTCAGTGGGTGCATGTTCTCCTCCATCCAGTATGGGCTGGTTTGGGGAGGGTTGTGGAGGTGCTGAAGTCAACTGCAATGTAGATCTTGGTCAGATCTATTTTAGCAGGATCCTTGTGGGATCAGCACAAACTACAGAGGAACAGGTTGCTTTCAGCTTTCCTCTACAGTGAAAACACAAGGAAGATGAGATTCCTACTGTGATTACAAAAGAGTTAGGGGGctgcaagattaaaaaaaaaaaaaagagtaaaaaaaaaatcaagcaaacaaATCCCCAAAGATCAAAAGTACTGAAGAGTTTTACATGGATGCttctaaggaaaaaacctccacaaagcaaaaaaaatttcacaagCAAACAACTACATAAACACAAAAACCACCTTCCTGAGCAAACTGAGACCCACACAGGCTCCTCGGAGCTCTAATGAGAGGAGAACAAGGCTGGGACACAGCCCAAAGGCAATGAAGGTGTCCAGCAGCATCACCTCCCTGCTCGGCACCTCCAGTGCACGAGTCCTCCCCCAAGCTAAGTCTCTCTGCCAGCACCTGCTCctgcaaaagctgcagctgggctgtgcagcaCGGCCTCAGCTCTTCAGGGCTCTCTCCTTTGCTCGGCCATGGCTCCACGTTGAGGAGCAGGCTCCAGAGCCCAGGCAGCGTGGCAGTGACCTCTAGTGACACATAGGGGCACTTTTCAGTCCCTGCATCTAGGTGGGTGACACAGATGTGGCCACAGACTGCCGTGGAAAGGGGCAGGCCATGAAGGATGCTGTCTTGGTAGAGCAAGTCCCAGCTGAGTTGGTGGGGGCATGACTGCTCCTGGGTAGCACTGCCAGGCCCTGGATGGGGAACAGGGTCCCTGTCACAGTGGCCTGGCTTGTCCCCCAGCCTCCCCGCCACTAACCTGTTCCTcacagctgggctggaggagtTCTGATGCCCAGGTACCCATTAAAGTCCGAGGGATGAAAAAACTCATCAACCAGATGTTGCTCCTCTGGTTAATGGCCCTTTGCTCCTGTTTTACCCGAAGGCAGCAATGGCTCTGGAAGGGATTTCCTCCTGGAAACTCTACCGAGCAGCCGTTGCCTCCCCAGCACATCCCGACCTGTGCAGACATCCCCCAAACAGAGCCCATGGGGAGGCAGAGCCCAGGGACACAACGGCCACAGCCCTTACTAAGCACCCAGGGACGGTGTCGGGGGACACGGCGTGCTTTAAGCCACAGGAGATGAGCACAGGCAAGAGCTGCACTGGAGCTGGATGGAGCACCTCAGCCAAGGCCActgtctctgcagcaggaagcGGCTGAGGGGACACTGCGGTCCCCAGGGACAAACCAAAGCATGAGCCGATCAAAGATGGGGCCAGGATGTGTGTGGAGCAGGCTGCGTGCCCCAGGAAGCATCTGGGCTCTGCTGGTGCCTCGGTATGCCCAGGGAGCACGGCTGGACCTCGGGAGCACAAacagcgcgcgcgcgcgcgctcgGGCTTCCGGCTGGGTGAACCAACGCAGCACgacagaaagcaaaggggaaCAGAGCCGCCTGGGCTgcggaggaggagagggctgagGAGGGAACGAGCGTaacaccagccccagcccctgctctgccactGGTTCCCTGGCGCTTTCGCAGCACTCGCGCTCACGCGAGGGCAGAGGAAGGACGGGGTCACTGCTACGCCAGCCCAGCAACACAAAGAGGGGTTCAGAGCTCTTCTCACTAGAGCTGGCTGgcttccctcccccctccaaGTGGGTctcctctgtccctctgtctCCATCTTCCTCTTGGGCCATCTCCTGGATGAAAGTTGTTGCACAAAGCCAGAGTAATTGCCCTGCCTTGGAGGGCTCTTCTGAAAATCGGCGCATTCAAGAAAACGCGTCTCTGAGGGTCTCTGGTGCCCAGCGTTTGGGGCCATCCCAGTCCCAGGGACAGAGCTTGTATTCACGCTCTGGAACAACAGGGCattcagcagaaataaagagACAGTAAATTCAGAAgtgatgagaaaaagaaaagcatcttttcaCACAATTCGCCTTGGGGAACTCAACGTCATATGATGTGGCCAAGGGCAGGGACTTGAGGGATCAAACAAGCGCTGAGCCGACCCAGGGTGTTTCTATTATTCATACCAAAAAATAAACTACATACAAACGGGGAAAGCCTGCCGAGCGAACCACACACTAAAAATCACTCGGGCTGTTTTGCCCATGAAGCACCATGCTGGAGAAGACTACCCAAGGAGAAACCACCTTTTCTGGGAACAGCTTGGATGGGGGCTGCAGGACCTCTTGCAGCTTTCCCTGAGGCTCCTGCTACTGGCTGATGCCACCCTGGCTGAGTGAGAAGAATCCCTTGCTAGTGACAATAGCATCTGGCACTCCTACCACAAGGACGGGTATCAGGACTTGCTCCTTCCAGCCACTCCTGGAAAGTTTTCCTTGTACCCAGCTCGATGCCATCGCCGGGAAGATCTTGGCTCCTCATCTCTGTACCTGCCCTGCAAGGAGCTGCAGCCAGCGTTCAGTCCAGGTgcccctgcagctccagcccaccTCCCAGCCGCTCTGGATGGCACCATCACGGGTGGCTCCACATTCTGGCCTAGGTCAGTCCTTCCCTTTACTGCAGATGATGCAACAAATGGGTCTAAAGCAGTAAAGTGGTTGATTATCAAAAATGGCACTGGAGGAGGTGTGAAAACACACGAAGATGTAAATACATGGCAACAATCAGGATAAAATTTGGGCTTGGAAAgacctagatgatctttaaggtcccttccaacccaaaccgttctatgattcttctTCCCAGTCCCATTTTATATCATGGGTTTGGCCTTTTGCTTGAGGTGCAATGATTTCTGAGATGCTAAGACACGCCtggattttttaataaaagtacaGTTAGTGAGAGGGACAGAGGCTTGCACTGGgaaagtgtaaaaaaaacccacatgttGTTTCCCTTTTAAACTGCAGAGGGAGAACGCAGGAAAAAGTTTAGAGCAGAGGCTTGGCCCTGGACGAGCTAGTGCATTAAAACGTTACCTGCAAAAAAATCATACGCCAATAAAAGCCCCCAAATACATTCAATTACTGAAACTTTCCTATTAGTACTTACAGGATGTTAACACTTTCCTCAGGTGCCAGCGCCGCAGACTCCGGGTACCGCAGAGCACAGGGGATGCTGCCGGAGCTCTCCTCGCCGGGTCCAGCCATCCCACGCTGCTGCGTGGTCCAGGCCCAGGGGCAGGCGGAGGCATTTCCCGCTGCGTTACCTCGGCCCCCCTGcactgcagaggagctggggaagCAAGTGCGAGGGGAGGTCACGTAACCCAGCTCTGAATCActgcaggcttttctttttctttttttaaaagctggtcAGATAAATGTTTTGAGAAGACATATTAAAACCGTGGCTGCTTTCTCCAGGGAACTATCAGGATGATTTTATTTGGCCAGAGCACGGTAACAGGGTCAGGCTGTCAGCTTCTATTAAGATTTGGATGTGCGTCACTGAATGGAAAGTGCTTGGCTATATTGCTTCTCATTAGATTGCTTTATGATAAATCTAATCATTAACTTACTCCACTTGGCCGATCTGAAGGTTATAAGCCCGGCTCTGCAGCCGCCCCAGCGGGCTGCAAACCAACTGCCTTCCCCAGGGACGGGCAGCTTCACCACGGCGAACGTCTCGGCAAAGCTGCTGCCGGCTCACAGCACGGACACGGCCTCTCCAGCCAGCGAGGCGCTGCCATCCCCGATTCTTTGTCCCACGGGGACACATCCGCCCCACCTTCACCCAGGCGGATGTTTTTGGGTAACTACAGCTCGGCCACACGTCGCTGCTTCACACCTCCTTCTGCAGCCCCTCGTGCACGGGGCACAAGGCTGGCTTCAGCACCGCTCCAAGGGCATCGCCAAAACCAGAGGTCAAAGCTTCCCCCTTTCTTTAAGTCAGGCTTAGTAGATCACTCTCGCCCATGGATCAAGCTCCTTGTGACTCCTCCTATGCCGCATCCGGGTGTTGTAACCCCACTGCAGCTGGTACCCACAGGTGTAAACGGGGCTGCTGGGGACCCACACTGGGACTGACCCATCCCAGCACCCCGGGCACAGCGAGCGCTTGCTGCAGCATGAGAAAAGAGGTGACACCCAGGTGCCACAGTCGGATTGGGCTGGTGGCTTTCTCCCCGGGAACTTGGGCAGGTCTGCCTCTCACCCCTTAACGCATCCGAATCAGGGACTCGCATCCCCCATCTTCATCTAAAGTAACAGAGCAGCAATTAAACCCCTCTGCCCACCTCCTTGGCAGGCACATGGATGGGCAGAGAGCTCCAGACCAGCcagcttcttcccttctcctcccccaggAGGCATGGGGGAAGGGGAACAGCCAGCCGTTCCCCGAGGACACCGGAGCATGCTGCAAACCTCGGACCATGGACGAGGGTGACTCAGCTCCCCCAGGGATGGGTGAGGGACCAAGACACAAGGCCACCGGAGGGACCGCACCAATGCCATGCGGTAAACGCGTGGGACCTGCACCACAGCTCCCCAGCTCTTGGCTCCTGCGGCAGGCTCGAGGGGGTGGGGAAGTACAACGCACCCCCAGACAacgctgcagagctgggagactTGCTCTCTGCGTCTTTggattgcatttttgttttggccAAGGCGGGGGCCCtcgctgcctctgcagctcctctggATGCTGAGCTTAATCCGCTCAGGCCGGTTCCAAGCGCATCTGCCTTGCATCCCATCGGCAACGAGGGCTTAGCATGAGCGTTTCCcatcttcatttgtttttatgatCTCATGAATTTATCAAAGACAATTAAGCTGCCCCTGGTTGAGGCATCCCAGACAGGCTGCTGGAATCCTCTTGCTCTTCCAGAGCAGCTTCTCCAGGACAGGGAGGGCTCGGCCCCACCAGCCCAGGCAGACCCTCTGCCTGGAAACCTGGCGGTGGCCGGGCCATGAGCCATCAGGTGTGCCGCAGGAGTCTGTGCCGCGTTCCCCGGCCTGGGCTGCACGGGACACCAGGCCATACCATCGCCACGGTCCCTGCTGGCGGGAGATAAAAGACGCAAATGCAAAGTAAATGCAAACAAGCGCTAAGTGTATTCTGCAAGGTATTTGGGTAGCTGCAGCCGAGTtctgctgggaagcagagctgtgTTTTGAGCTGTTCCTTATCTGTGTCTCATCAGTGGCTTCCCCACGCGATCACACCACCAGGTCTTTGCTGCACCAGCCAGCCACCTTCTACCATGCAAGCTAAGGCAGCTCAGCtgaattctctcccccatcaaGCCAAGCAAAGTCTCGCAGCCCTGGATTAACTTGCGCACAGTACCTTGGGCAGACCTGGGGCCGGCAGCACGCACCCCAAGCCCGCAAGGTGGCTGCACGCCCCTGCACAGGTCGCAGGGGAGGTGACAGGCGGCATGGGGCACGCACCCCTCCCGCTGCCGCAGACCGAGCAGTCCTTCCCACCCGCAAGCCCAACATCTCCTGGGCATGTCAGGATATATCTGAGCAGAGAAGACACCCAGCGTGGAACCCAAGGCTCTCCTGGGATGCTGCGGTAGTTTCCCATGCCCGGGGCTCTCCCTTTTAGGGGTTAATTACAGTCACAGCGAACAACCTCTGTCTTTGTTTACACTGGAGGCTGGCACACCCGCCGCCACTGGGAACGGGCTGGTTTGGGCCACGCTATCGCATCTAAAACcacacacagagctgcagccacagactcctgctcccctcccagACAACAAAAGAGCTGGTAACGCAGTTCAAAGTTCTCCCCGGTACAAAAACGGTCTTTGAGGGTAATTTGTTTCAGCTCGAAAGCAGCTGAAGTTAATTACACAGCAATGAAATATCACGCTTTAATATTACTTAACTCCCCTTGGCCAGGCCGCTGTGAAATGCTGTTCTGTGAGATCCGGACCCAAGTGCTTTCTGATCTCCAGATAACATCCTAGTTAAACAAGGGAGAGGCAGGTAATGGGATGCACGACCCACCAGAGCCTGGGAGAAGGGGCGACAGAGCACAGGGCTGCGTGGGGGCACCCGCCGTGCCCGAGCCGGGTGGTGGCTGGAAGGTTCAGTGCAGCACCAACCCACGACAGGGCTTCCAgtccctcctgccttccctggggGGGACCCACTGCAGCCTGGAGCCCCACGCTTTGATCTCAACTCCTGTTTGAAATTCAGGCATCCCCTCGCCACCAATGCACCGGGCACTTACACAGGTGATGCTCTGCGTGGTCTGTGAGTAATGCTGCCATGTGGCCCAGCGGTGGTCCTGGGAAGTCCCCTGGCTGCGGTCTGGCGTGCCTGTCAGCACTTGGCCAGATGAGCTCTCTACTCACCCGTTTCTTGAGCAGGAGCTTGAGCGCCCTGGCCAAGGGCATTGCGGGTGTCTCCCTCCatcctccaccagcccaggaaAGTCTGCTGAGGAGGATGGAGAGCAGAAGCCTTGTCCTGCCTGAAGCTCAAGTTGGGGCAGGGGCTGTAAAGGCAGCTCACGTACGCTCTGAGAGGCAGGATTACAAGCTTGTGCTCAATGTCCTGTGAGTCTTCACTTAGCTCTTGGTATATCAACGTATAGCtgtaaataacaacaaaaccaggatTGAAAACTTAGGACATGCAGGAAGGGTGTTGAACAAGGGTTAGATAGAAATAACATTCTGCATTCTCTGAATTGTTCTGAATGGCCAAGAATGAAAAGTACCCCAAACTTTTATTTGTCTCTTGAACTCTCCAGACTTCTGTGATGCAAACGTGCCAGTTACCTCATAAATAATCTCTGTAAGACTGTTAGAGGGAACCAGCCAAACATGGGTCAACAAGGAGCTGGTAAGGGATAAAACAGCATCTCAAAAGTTGGCTGATCCAGCAATACGGCAGCCGGATGAAGAAGAGCTGCCCTGCTCGCTGGTCACCCCAGAAAAGATGCTCCATGCCCGCCCTGCCCTGATGCCACCTGGGCACTTTCTCCTGTTGCCCTGCTCAGAGGTGACATAAGGCAACAGGGAACACCAGGCTTGGGGACACAGAGGCCAAAGCACTTGCACGAAGAACTGGTGTGGCCCATGCAAGGGACAGGGCTGGCCCGAGTATCACCACAGCCAGGTGCCAAGGGCACCTCAAAGCCAGAAGGATGGGCAATCCCAGGGTTGTTCTGACTGTCAGCAGCCAAAGCCGAGTTAAAAGCGCAGAGCCGAGGTGCCCCTCCCGCGCGCTCAgagccccgctgccccggccTACCCCACAGCAGTTCACAGGCCCTGGTCTGAAGCTCAGCTGCCCCCGGGCAGGCTGAAGCCCCAAGCTCCCTGCCATCGTCCTCCAGCGCTGCACAGAGGGACAGGCTGCGTTGCCACCGAATGGGATGTGCTGGGAAAAGCCTCTACATTCTATCGGAAACCAGCAAGACCAGCATACTGGAGGCTCTGCAAGAGGTGGAGATGCTTACACCCAGCTCCCCTGCACCAGCAGAGGTGATCTGGTCAGGATGTCCCCAGCACTGTAATAGAAAGGAGTGCAGGTCAAAGAGGACAGCGAGGATGTGAGCGGGTTTGTGTACTCAGAGCTGTGCCAGAAAACACCACCATCAGGCAACCTCTTGTGACCCAACGC
Protein-coding regions in this window:
- the LOC129207872 gene encoding uncharacterized protein LOC129207872, with the protein product MVPSASPCGTLQSSSRSMPTLAHTTQLKGLRCNVFVGKSLETAANGDPAVIASTASLGLGPFTRCLMGAITAFCVMSRICQQCPIKIRLFPQPRSQSRLLSQPRCLLFTKLAGIGSGTLLLNLPERHRWGVTKQITLWKLERVSGRGRSTLVQYSPWKMDRSGRQLKRGTVVACEELPQLHPCALGQHIWADVHGTELGCTHSSTAAESLCAWWKEQPSAGAEAGRSLHRLHHQCVHGRSLT